A section of the Clostridium sp. TW13 genome encodes:
- a CDS encoding helix-turn-helix transcriptional regulator, whose amino-acid sequence MKLTPRQQVIVNLVRDGQPITSEALAAKVGVTRAALRPDLAILTMLGILDARPKVGYIYVEKPSESLVKQYISNIKVGEIMSKPVFISEEVTVYDAIVLIFLNDVGTMFVVDSDQCLIGAVSRKDFLKIAIGGTDIHKVPVGVIMTRMPNIIWAESEESAFSAAKKIITHEIDCIPVVERVASTMEKEQLRIVGKISKTNITKLFLKLADNNI is encoded by the coding sequence TTGAAGTTAACGCCAAGACAGCAAGTTATAGTCAATCTAGTGAGGGATGGACAACCAATAACAAGTGAAGCTCTTGCCGCTAAAGTAGGGGTTACCAGAGCAGCATTGCGACCAGATTTAGCTATATTAACCATGCTTGGAATTTTGGATGCACGTCCTAAGGTTGGATATATATATGTAGAAAAGCCATCTGAGAGCTTAGTTAAGCAATATATATCTAATATTAAGGTTGGAGAGATAATGTCAAAACCAGTTTTTATTAGTGAAGAGGTTACTGTTTATGATGCTATAGTCTTGATCTTTTTAAATGATGTTGGAACTATGTTTGTTGTAGATAGTGATCAATGTTTGATTGGAGCAGTTTCTAGAAAAGATTTCTTGAAGATTGCTATTGGAGGAACAGATATACATAAGGTACCAGTTGGTGTTATTATGACAAGAATGCCTAACATTATTTGGGCAGAATCAGAGGAAAGTGCATTTAGTGCAGCAAAAAAGATTATAACACATGAAATAGATTGTATTCCTGTAGTTGAAAGGGTAGCTTCTACAATGGAAAAAGAACAACTTAGAATAGTAGGAAAAATATCTAAAACTAATATAACTAAGTTATTTTTAAAGTTAGCAGATAATAATATATAA